The Meriones unguiculatus strain TT.TT164.6M chromosome X unlocalized genomic scaffold, Bangor_MerUng_6.1 ChrX_unordered_Scaffold_31, whole genome shotgun sequence genome includes a region encoding these proteins:
- the LOC132651548 gene encoding uncharacterized protein LOC132651548: MLMDPTKSLVMKKGLFIQHRNMAPFYKWVLCGINGSCTDLNPLGFISGGTVGKSIVMGALNGTVIKKAMEMVNVTRQITHWNRTITNQMAFPPSPVCVYPPFLLVLSNNSFRNCTNETCWMLQCWNARRYTRALVVRVPQWIPIPVETPSTLSLFRQKRDFGITAAIVTAIAVSAAATTAAGLAMANSVQTSTTVNQLSAGVAEAMNLHVSASTQLKGGLMILNQRLDLMEERIDILFQLAQLGCERKIGALCITSVQYENLTRAANLSRKLSLYLAGNWPEGFEETLEELRAAVVTINSTPVDLSLTDGLLSWASSAFSYFKEWVGVGMFGAALCCGLVFLLWLVCKLKAQQQRDKVVIAQALVALEQGSSPKIWLSMLKN; this comes from the coding sequence atgttgaTGGATCCTACAAAAAGTTTGGTAATGAAAAAGGGGCTCTTTATACAACATCGAAATATGGCCCCTTTTTATAAATGGGTACTTTGTGGGATAAATGGTAGTTGTACGGACCTCAATCCTCTGGGATTCATTAGTGGTGGTACTGTAGGGAAATCGATCGTCATGGGCGCCCTAAATGGTACTGTGATAAAAAAGGCTATGGAAATGGTGAATGTGACAAGGCAAATTACCCATTGGAATAGAACCATTACAAATCAGATGGCTTTTccacctagtcctgtctgtgtttatcccccttttttacttgttttgtccaataattcttttagaaattgtaccaatgagacatgctggatgttgcaatgttggaatgccaggcgttacactcgtgccctggttgttagagtcccgcagtggatcccaatccctgtggagactccatccacactctccctgtttagacagaagagagattttggcatcaccgcagccattgttactgccatcgctgtcagtgcagctgctaccactgcagccggcttggcaatggcaaattcagtccaaacaagcacaacagtaaatcaattgtcagcaggtgtggctgaagccatgaaccttcatgtatctgctagcacacaattaaaaggtggattgatgattctcaaccagcgtctggatcttatggaagaaagaatagatattttatttcaattggctcaattaggatgtgagagaaaaataggagcactctgtattaccagtgtacaatatgaaaatcttacccgagctgctaatttgtccaggaaattgtccttatatcttgcaggaaactggccagaaggatttgaagaaacacttgaagagctaagggcggcggtggtgaccattaattctactccagtggatttatcgctcacagatggcttattatcctgggcttcttccgccttttcttattttaaggaatgggtgggcgttggaatgtttggtgcagccctatgttgtggcttagtgttcttaCTTTGGTTGGTCTGCAAGCTCAAAGCCCAACAACAACGTGACAAGGTCGTGATCgcacaagcacttgtggccttggaacaaggatcatctcccaaaatttggttatccatgttaaaaaattaa